Proteins from a genomic interval of Cervus elaphus chromosome 13, mCerEla1.1, whole genome shotgun sequence:
- the MAGEL2 gene encoding MAGE-like protein 2, with protein MSQLSKNLGDPSPPEEAPKPAVYSRPTVLMRAPPASSRAPPVPWDPPPIDLQASLAAWQAPQPAWEAPQGQPPAPVAPMSQPPSLGGPMVQAPPLGGPMGKPPTPGVLMIHPPPPGAPLAQPPTPGVLMMHPSAPGAPMAQPPPPGTPMAHPPPPGTPMAHPPPPGTPMVHPPPPGTPMAHPPPPGTPMAHPPPPPATPMAHPPPPGTPMAQPPAPGVLIPQPLTPGVLMVQPPAPGAPIAQPPPPPPLMAQPPPLGAPMAKPPGPGVLMIHPAGSRPPITQPPATAAPIVQPPAPAPPAQPMASWAPQAQPLILQIQSQVIRAPPPVPQGPQAPPAQLATPPGWQATSPGWQAPTQGWSATPLGWSTTQVTWPGPTIAWQAPLPVRPGPPPIRPGPPPIRPGPPPIRQAPPPIRQAPPLIRQAPPPIRPAPQVLATPPPLWQALPPPPPLRQAPQTRLPTPQLRAAPPIRAAPQVPTAPPAPQMPTAPPAVPQAPPTVMPAPLPAPLSAPQAVHCPPIIWQAPKGQAPVPQEMPTSMEFQEVQQAQASLAWQAPKAQGQFWQSLPTQEAQRQGPPLVQLEQPFQGAPASQKALQIQLSTQQAQLSSSQGELPSMQLQPSWQGPPAALQGQPGAPLAGANFPMGSAKSLMTPSGESRASSIDRRTSSKDRRTSSKERKAPLKDRMIFGGTFYAPRAMPTAGAHLPTPWKNFPATSETFNATPRVFPSTSQFQPASSNAFKGPSAISEAPKSLPFTLQDPFACIEALPAIPWVPQPNVNSSKASKAGPSILMATAATPQVMAITQEASKTSTEPPRRSGKATRKKKHLNTEEGDGSGKMLNMCHWQAPRRWESLDLNDWELQAPIQFLCDWEGPSTSRILSGWEGLSTSQILSGWEGPSTSWALSAWEGPSTSRALGLWESPVSPPSLIIPELPTLAQGFGATQYDPKLETQPLSPLDERANALVQFLLVKDQAKVPIKRSEMVKFIIREYKDECLEIISRASHKLECVFGYQLKEIDPKNHSYILINKGRKGDTGASYLDRPKLGLLMVVLSLIFMKGNCVREDLIFTFLCKLGLNIRETHGLFGNTKKLITEVFVREKYLEYRRIPFTEPEEHEFLWGPRAFLETSKMIVLKFLARLYKKDPRCWPYQYYEALAECESEDLDEDESDPDDKTDDPTSNTPPH; from the coding sequence ATGTCGCAGCTAAGTAAGAATCTGGGAGACCCGAGTCCCCCGGAGGAGGCCCCTAAGCCCGCGGTCTATAGCCGCCCTACGGTTCTGATGCGGGCCCCGCCCGCCTCCTCGCGGGCCCCTCCAGTCCCGTGGGACCCACCTCCGATTGATTTGCAGGCTTCACTGGCCGCTTGGCAGGCACCGCAGCCTGCTTGGGAGGCTCCGCAGGGCCAGCCACCTGCCCCCGTGGCGCCCATGTCCCAGCCTCCATCCCTAGGGGGCCCGATGGTCCAGGCTCCCCCTCTGGGGGGCCCGATGGGCAAGCCTCCGACTCCCGGAGTCTTGATGATCCATCCTCCCCCTCCGGGAGCCCCGCTGGCCCAGCCTCCGACTCCGGGGGTCCTGATGATGCATCCTTCGGCTCCCGGAGCCCCCATGGCACAGCCTCCTCCTCCGGGGACCCCGATGGCACATCCTCCTCCTCCCGGGACCCCGAtggcccatcctcctcctcctgggaccCCGATGGTGCACCCTCCTCCTCCGGGGACTCCGATGGCGCACCCTCCTCCTCCGGGGACCCCGATGGCACATCCTCCTCCTCCGCCGGCGACCCCAATGGCCCATCCTCCCCCTCCGGGGACCCCGATGGCACAGCCTCCAGCTCCGGGAGTCCTGATTCCCCAGCCTCTGACTCCAGGAGTCCTGATGGTTCAGCCTCCTGCTCCGGGAGCTCCGATAGCCCAGCCTCCGCCTCCGCCACCCCTGatggcccagcctcctcctctaGGAGCCCCGATGGCCAAGCCTCCAGGTCCTGGAGTCCTGATGATCCATCCTGCAGGCTCGAGACCTCCGATCACCCAGCCTCCAGCGACAGCAGCCCCGATAGTCCAGCCGCCGGCGCCGGCCCCACCTGCGCAGCCTATGGCTTCCTGGGCCCCACAGGCTCAGCCTCTGATCCTGCAGATCCAGTCACAGGTTATAAGGGCTCCTCCGCCCGTTCCCCAGGGCCCGCAGGCCCCTCCGGCGCAGCTGGCCACTCCCCCGGGCTGGCAGGCCACCTCGCCGGGATGGCAGGCCCCAACACAAGGCTGGTCGGCCACACCCCTGGGCTGGTCGACCACACAGGTCACCTGGCCAGGCCCAACGATTGCTTGGCAGGCACCTCTACCTGTGCGCCCTGGGCCACCACCCATCCGCCCTGGCCCACCACCCATCCGCCCGGGCCCACCGCCCATTCGCCAGGCCCCACCCCCAATACGCCAGGCACCGCCACTGATCCGCCAGGCACCACCACCCATCCGCCCTGCCCCACAGGTCCTGGCCACCCCGCCGCCTCTCTGGCAGGCCCTGCCGCCCCCGCCACCGCTGCGGCAGGCCCCGCAAACTCGACTGCCTACCCCGCAGTTGAGGGCGGCCCCACCAATTCGGGCGGCCCCCCAGGTGCCAACAGCCCCCCCAGCACCGCAGATGCCGACTGCACCTCCTGCTGTCCCGCAGGCGCCCCCGACGGTGATGCCGGCCCCTCTACCGGCCCCACTGTCGGCTCCTCAGGCTGTGCACTGCCCGCCCATCATCTGGCAGGCACCGAAAGGCCAAGCTCCGGTGCCGCAGGAGATGCCAACATCCATGGAGTTCCAGGAAGTGCAGCAAGCCCAGGCCAGCCTGGCGTGGCAGGCTCCGAAGGCCCAGGGGCAATTCTGGCAGTCCCTGCCCACCCAGGAGGCCCAGAGGCAGGGCCCTCCACTGGTTCAGCTGGAGCAGCCCTTTCAGGGGGCCCCCGCCTCCCAAAAGGCCCTGCAAATCCAGCTATCCACCCAGCAGGCCCAGCTCTCGAGCTCGCAGGGAGAGCTGCCATCCATGCAACTCCAGCCCTCCTGGCAGGGCCCCCCTGCAGCCCTGCAGGGCCAGCCTGGAGCCCCCTTAGCAGGGGCAAATTTTCCCATGGGCTCTGCTAAATCATTGATGACTCCATCAGGAGAATCTAGGGCTTCTTCTATAGACCGAAGGACCTCTTCAAAAGATCGTAGGACCTCTTCGAAGGAACGCAAGGCTCCTCTAAAGGACCGGATGATCTTCGGTGGCACTTTCTATGCTCCCAGGGCAATGCCAACTGCTGGAGCACACCTGCCGACTCCCTGGAAAAACTTTCCTGCCACATCTGAGACCTTTAACGCCACCCCAAGGGTCTTTCCATCTACCTCCCAGTTCCAGCCTGCCTCTTCTAATGCCTTCAAGGGCCCATCTGCCATCTCAGAGGCCCCAAAGTCACTGCCATTTACTCTGCAGGATCCGTTTGCCTGCATTGAGGCCCTGCCTGCAATCCCATGGGTTCCACAGCCCAATGTGAATTCCTCAAAGGCGTCCAAGGCAGGACCCAGTATCCTGATGGCGACAGCAGCTACCCCCCAGGTGATGGCTATCACTCAAGAGGCCTCAAAGAcctccactgagccaccacgtcGCTCAGGCAAGGCCACCCGGAAGAAGAAGCATCTGAATACAGAAGAGGGGGATGGCAGTGGCAAGATGCTGAACATGTGTCACTGGCAGGCCCCCAGGCGCTGGGAAAGTCTAGACTTGAACGACTGGGAGCTGCAAGCCCCCATCCAATTCCTGTGTGACTGGGAGGGCCCAAGCACCTCCCGAATCCTGAGTGGCTGGGAGGGCCTGAGTACCTCCCAGATCCTGAGTGGCTGGGAAGGGCCCAGCACTTCTTGGGCCCTGAGTGCCTGGGAAGGCCCAAGCACCTCAAGGGCCCTGGGTCTCTGGGAAAGCCCAGTTAGCCCTCCGTCCTTGATCATCCCTGAGCTCCCTACTCTTGCTCAGGGATTTGGTGCCACCCAATATGATCCCAAGCTGGAGACTCAGCCACTGTCTCCCTTGGATGAGCGAGCAAATGCACTGGTGCAGTTCCTCTTGGTTAAGGACCAAGCCAAGGTGCCCATTAAGCGCTCAGAGATGGTGAAATTCATCATCCGTGAATATAAAGATGAGTGCTTAGAAATCATCAGCCGTGCCAGCCACAAGCTGGAGTGTGTTTTTGGTTATCAGTTGAAGGAAATTGATCCCAAAAACCACTCTTATATTCTCATCAACAAGGGTCGAAAGGGTGACACAGGTGCATCCTATTTGGACAGGCCCAAATTAGGCCTCCTGATGGTGGTTCTGAGCCTCATCTTTATGAAAGGCAATTGTGTCAGGGAGGACCTGATCTTTACTTTTCTGTGCAAATTAGGGCTGAATATCCGGGAGACACATGGTCTCTTCGGAAATACAAAGAAGCTCATCACCGAAGTGTTTGTAAGGGAGAAGTACCTGGAGTACAGGCGAATCCCCTTTACTGAGCCAGAAGAGCATGAGTTCCTCTGGGGCCCCCGAGCATTCCTTGAAACCAGCAAGATGATTGTCCTGAAGTTTTTGGCCAGGCTGTATAAGAAAGATCCACGGTGCTGGCCATACCAGTACTATGAAGCACTGGCAGAGTGTGAGTCTGAAGATCTGGATGAGGATGAGTCTGACCCTGATGATAAAACCGATGACCCCACCAGCAACACCCCTCCCCATTAA